In a single window of the Bacillus clarus genome:
- a CDS encoding YhgE/Pip domain-containing protein, with the protein MKQIWRIYKTDLRNVAKHWAAIVIVLGLMILPSLYAWFNIKASWDPYGNTKEVPIAVSNQDVGANLRGKDINIGKEIVDSLKKNKNLGWKFVDEKQAIYGVERGDYYASITIPEDFSEKIATVISDNPKKPELDYYVNEKVNAIAPKITAKGASGITEEISKNFVKTANGEIFKIFNDLGIDLETNLPSIEKVKDLVFKLEAQFPEMNTLMDKALDDATRAEDVVKVAQKELPVVESVINDGQEALGNLDKFFANNDQTLQNAPGTIRNHLTTAKDVMDKANTFTNFLMNPGIDLSGMKGLPEFPARPDLSKLNDEGYKNIARNINQTVNNVLNSARAGTAYAQSVVNGLQNGSVDPEIAKKNIATISNNLQTHIDNLSYVIDVMARLEQGAQTEFGQNFFKTRKEHLTAIKDGQQDLNNRFKHLNDVISTGQEVKQDVRDGINQKLNETNALIDRAEKDYNETFVADYKKAVSTVDQAKADANGAYDTVKNEYDKAKNTFEGIIADVNNRGVNGLDSTKVALNNLNGELQATKNLIGDAIPVLESTNKVLADVNSDKNLNNGIAKLNKAQNAVQKGIDATNKATTLINNGQKPTKEVVESINEATKNASAQLGDFLATYDSEIVPNFNTAIERTKRMSKNTTQILSEADKKLPDVKKLLEDSSKGLVDGKKKLTDIKAEMPATEKKIKELANKIRDFESEEDIKDIIRLLKNDVEKQSDYFANPVNLKENKLFAMPNYGSAMSPFYTVLALWVGALLMVSLLTVEVHEEGANYKSHEVYFGRLLTFLTIGLSQAFIVSMGDIFLLGTYVVDKFWFVLFSLFIGGVFVCIVYSLVSIFGNVGKSMAIILLVLQVAGSGGTFPIQMTPAFFQAIYPFLPFTYAISAIRETVGGMLWDVVIRDLLVLSAFVVVMIVAALLLKTPINKSSEKFVENAKGSKIIH; encoded by the coding sequence ATGAAACAAATTTGGCGTATTTATAAGACAGACTTACGGAATGTGGCCAAACATTGGGCTGCAATTGTTATTGTATTAGGGCTAATGATTTTACCATCGTTATATGCATGGTTTAACATTAAAGCCTCTTGGGATCCGTACGGAAATACAAAAGAGGTTCCCATTGCGGTTTCTAACCAAGATGTTGGGGCAAACTTGAGAGGGAAAGACATTAACATCGGGAAAGAAATTGTAGATTCACTTAAGAAAAACAAAAATCTTGGCTGGAAATTTGTTGATGAGAAGCAAGCAATTTACGGAGTTGAGCGTGGTGATTATTACGCAAGTATTACAATTCCGGAAGATTTCTCTGAAAAGATTGCTACAGTTATTAGCGACAACCCGAAGAAACCAGAACTTGATTACTATGTAAATGAAAAAGTAAATGCCATTGCACCAAAAATTACTGCTAAAGGTGCATCAGGTATAACAGAAGAAATTAGTAAAAACTTTGTTAAAACAGCAAACGGTGAGATTTTTAAAATCTTCAATGACCTTGGAATCGATTTAGAAACGAACTTACCAAGTATCGAGAAAGTAAAAGATCTTGTATTTAAGTTAGAAGCGCAGTTCCCAGAAATGAATACACTTATGGATAAGGCATTAGATGATGCGACTCGAGCAGAGGATGTTGTGAAAGTAGCGCAAAAAGAGCTGCCAGTTGTAGAAAGTGTTATTAATGATGGTCAAGAAGCGTTAGGGAATTTAGATAAGTTCTTTGCAAACAACGATCAAACATTGCAAAATGCTCCTGGGACGATACGAAATCATTTAACAACGGCTAAAGATGTAATGGATAAAGCAAATACGTTTACGAACTTTTTAATGAATCCAGGGATAGACCTTTCTGGTATGAAGGGATTACCTGAGTTTCCAGCGCGTCCGGATCTTTCAAAGTTGAATGATGAAGGTTATAAAAATATTGCAAGAAATATTAATCAAACAGTGAATAATGTTTTAAACTCGGCACGTGCAGGAACAGCGTATGCGCAAAGTGTTGTAAATGGATTACAAAATGGGAGTGTTGATCCAGAGATAGCTAAGAAAAATATTGCGACTATATCTAATAATCTTCAAACGCATATTGATAATCTTTCTTATGTAATTGATGTTATGGCTCGTTTAGAGCAAGGAGCTCAAACTGAATTTGGTCAAAATTTCTTTAAAACAAGAAAAGAGCATTTAACAGCTATTAAAGATGGACAACAAGACTTGAATAATCGATTTAAACATTTAAATGATGTAATTAGTACAGGTCAAGAAGTAAAACAAGATGTGCGAGATGGAATCAATCAGAAACTAAATGAAACTAATGCTTTAATCGATCGAGCTGAAAAAGATTACAATGAAACATTTGTAGCAGATTATAAAAAAGCAGTTAGCACAGTTGATCAAGCGAAAGCTGATGCAAATGGAGCATACGATACTGTGAAAAATGAATATGATAAGGCAAAAAATACTTTTGAAGGTATTATAGCAGACGTAAATAATAGAGGTGTTAATGGATTAGATAGCACAAAAGTAGCTTTAAACAATTTAAATGGTGAATTACAAGCTACTAAGAATCTAATTGGTGATGCGATTCCGGTTCTAGAAAGCACAAATAAGGTATTAGCAGATGTAAATAGTGACAAAAACCTTAATAATGGAATTGCAAAATTGAATAAAGCACAAAATGCTGTTCAAAAAGGTATAGATGCAACGAATAAGGCAACTACATTAATTAACAATGGACAGAAGCCTACAAAAGAGGTTGTAGAAAGTATTAATGAAGCAACTAAAAATGCTTCAGCTCAATTAGGAGATTTCTTAGCAACATATGATTCAGAAATCGTTCCAAACTTTAACACAGCAATTGAACGTACGAAACGTATGTCTAAAAACACAACTCAAATTTTAAGCGAAGCAGACAAAAAGCTTCCAGATGTTAAAAAATTACTAGAAGATTCATCAAAAGGCTTAGTAGATGGTAAAAAGAAATTAACAGATATTAAAGCTGAAATGCCAGCTACTGAGAAAAAGATTAAAGAATTAGCAAATAAAATTCGTGATTTTGAATCAGAAGAGGATATAAAAGACATCATACGCTTATTGAAAAATGATGTTGAAAAGCAAAGTGATTACTTTGCAAATCCAGTAAATTTAAAAGAGAATAAATTATTTGCGATGCCGAACTACGGTTCAGCGATGTCACCATTCTATACAGTGCTTGCACTATGGGTAGGCGCACTATTAATGGTGTCACTATTAACGGTAGAAGTACATGAAGAAGGCGCGAATTATAAGAGCCATGAAGTATACTTTGGACGTCTATTAACATTCTTAACGATAGGCCTTTCGCAAGCATTTATCGTATCGATGGGGGATATATTCTTACTCGGTACGTACGTAGTTGATAAATTCTGGTTTGTGTTATTTAGTTTATTTATTGGGGGAGTCTTTGTTTGTATCGTATACTCACTCGTTTCTATTTTCGGAAACGTTGGGAAATCGATGGCGATTATTTTACTTGTACTGCAAGTAGCAGGATCGGGTGGAACATTCCCAATTCAAATGACACCAGCGTTCTTCCAAGCAATTTATCCGTTCTTACCATTCACATATGCAATTAGTGCCATTCGTGAAACAGTAGGTGGAATGCTTTGGGATGTAGTAATTAGAGATCTACTTGTGTTAAGTGCTTTCGTAGTAGTCATGATTGTTGCTGCATTATTACTGAAAACACCAATTAACAAATCAAGTGAAAAATTTGTTGAGAATGCAAAAGGAAGTAAAATCATTCATTAA
- the topB gene encoding DNA topoisomerase III, translating into MAKSVVIAEKPSVARDIARVLKCDKKGNGYLEGSKYIVTWALGHLVTLADPESYDVKYKKWNLEDLPMLPERLKLTVIKQTGKQFNAVKSQLLRKDVNEIIVATDAGREGELVARWIIDKVRIHKPIKRLWISSVTDKAIKDGFASLKPGKAYDNLYASAVARSEADWYIGLNATRALTTRFNAQLNCGRVQTPTVAIIAGREDEIKNFKAQTYYGIEAQTTDKLKLTWQDAKGNGRNFNKEKIDTIVRKLDKQNATVVEIEKKQKKSFAPGLYDLTELQRDANKIFGYSAKETLNIMQKLYEQHKVLTYPRTDSRYISSDIVGTLPERLKACGVGEYRPLAHKVLQKPVKSNKSFVDDSKVSDHHAIIPTESYVNFSAFTDKERKIYDLVVKRFLAVLFPAFEYEQLTLRTKIGDETFIARGKTILNSGWKEVYANRFEDDDAADDVKEQILPRIEKGDTLNVKLIVQTSGQTKAPARFNEATLLSAMENPTKYMDTQNKQLADTLKSTGGLGTVATRADIIDKLFNSFLIEKRGKDIHITAKGRQLLDLVPEELKSPTLTGEWEQKLEAIAKGKLKKEVFISEMKNYTKEIVAEIKSSDKKYKHDNISTKTCPDCGKPMLEVNGKKGKMLVCQDRECGHRKNVSRTTNARCPQCKKKLELRGEGAGQIFACKCGYREKLSTFQERRKKESGNKADKRDVQKYMKQQKKEEEPLNNAFAEALKKLKFD; encoded by the coding sequence ATGGCAAAAAGTGTTGTAATTGCTGAAAAACCTTCTGTTGCACGTGATATCGCACGTGTACTGAAATGTGATAAAAAAGGAAACGGCTATCTTGAAGGTAGTAAATATATTGTTACTTGGGCTCTAGGTCATCTCGTTACATTAGCAGATCCAGAAAGTTATGATGTGAAATATAAAAAGTGGAATTTAGAAGATTTACCAATGCTACCGGAACGTTTGAAATTAACAGTAATTAAACAAACTGGAAAACAGTTTAACGCTGTGAAAAGTCAACTACTTAGAAAAGATGTAAATGAAATTATTGTAGCGACAGATGCAGGCCGTGAGGGAGAATTAGTTGCTCGTTGGATTATTGATAAGGTTCGAATTCATAAACCGATCAAACGTCTATGGATTTCATCTGTTACGGATAAAGCAATTAAAGATGGGTTTGCAAGTTTAAAGCCAGGCAAAGCATATGACAACTTATATGCTTCAGCCGTTGCACGTTCAGAGGCAGACTGGTATATCGGTCTTAATGCAACACGTGCATTAACGACTCGATTTAACGCACAACTAAACTGCGGTCGTGTCCAAACACCTACTGTAGCTATCATTGCAGGTCGTGAAGACGAAATTAAAAACTTTAAAGCTCAAACATACTACGGTATCGAAGCTCAAACAACTGACAAGTTAAAATTGACTTGGCAAGATGCAAAAGGCAATGGCCGTAACTTTAATAAAGAGAAGATCGATACGATTGTGAGAAAGCTGGATAAACAAAACGCGACTGTCGTTGAAATTGAGAAAAAGCAGAAAAAATCATTCGCTCCTGGTCTTTATGATTTAACTGAACTACAACGTGATGCGAATAAAATCTTTGGTTACTCTGCAAAAGAAACATTAAACATTATGCAAAAATTATATGAGCAACATAAAGTGTTAACGTATCCTCGTACAGATTCACGCTATATTTCATCTGATATCGTCGGAACACTTCCAGAACGTTTAAAAGCATGTGGCGTAGGAGAATACCGTCCTTTAGCTCATAAAGTATTACAAAAACCAGTAAAATCGAATAAATCATTTGTTGATGATAGTAAAGTAAGCGATCATCACGCGATTATCCCTACAGAAAGCTATGTAAATTTCTCAGCTTTCACAGATAAAGAACGTAAAATTTATGATTTAGTTGTAAAACGTTTCTTAGCCGTTTTATTCCCGGCCTTTGAGTATGAACAACTAACATTACGAACAAAAATTGGTGACGAAACGTTCATCGCACGTGGCAAAACAATTTTAAATTCGGGTTGGAAAGAAGTATATGCGAATCGATTTGAAGATGACGATGCAGCTGACGATGTGAAAGAACAAATCTTACCTCGCATCGAAAAAGGCGATACATTAAACGTAAAACTCATTGTCCAAACATCAGGTCAAACGAAAGCACCTGCACGCTTTAATGAAGCAACATTACTTTCAGCGATGGAAAATCCAACGAAATACATGGATACGCAAAACAAACAACTCGCTGACACGTTAAAATCAACTGGCGGATTAGGTACTGTAGCTACACGAGCTGACATTATCGACAAGTTATTCAATTCATTCTTAATTGAAAAACGTGGTAAAGATATTCATATTACTGCAAAAGGCCGTCAGTTACTTGATTTAGTGCCAGAAGAATTAAAATCTCCTACACTAACTGGTGAATGGGAGCAAAAACTTGAAGCAATTGCAAAGGGTAAATTAAAAAAAGAAGTATTCATTTCAGAAATGAAAAACTATACGAAAGAAATTGTTGCTGAAATTAAATCGAGCGATAAAAAATATAAACACGACAACATTTCAACGAAAACTTGTCCAGACTGCGGCAAACCAATGTTAGAAGTAAACGGCAAAAAAGGCAAAATGCTTGTATGCCAAGATCGCGAATGTGGTCATCGTAAAAATGTATCCCGCACTACAAATGCTCGCTGTCCTCAGTGTAAAAAGAAACTAGAACTTCGTGGTGAAGGAGCAGGCCAAATTTTTGCATGTAAATGTGGCTATCGCGAGAAACTTTCTACATTCCAAGAAAGACGCAAAAAAGAGTCAGGCAACAAAGCCGATAAACGTGATGTCCAAAAATATATGAAACAACAAAAAAAAGAAGAAGAACCATTAAATAATGCATTCGCAGAAGCATTAAAAAAATTAAAATTTGATTAA